A single region of the Rhipicephalus microplus isolate Deutch F79 chromosome 10, USDA_Rmic, whole genome shotgun sequence genome encodes:
- the LOC119181898 gene encoding endothelin-converting enzyme 2 codes for MSLHEERRPIIVGCSMVVVAGFLVVVVVVLVLTSPEKRGPITCESSACVELNGLLKASIDARVPPCVNFYRHVCGSSFANGHSSVYRQLVQTFGRALISFSNDDVTASAMGQTPVQKAALFLRTCLLTVTYDKQSEVAEFRRKLKQIGMVWPSFSQAPNVIGTATKVYATFQVVPLLKIKRSRVGDEGGPYVIVEPDTAIPAWKEKRDGMRLSGIYELFYADTIAMYTGQKSVPSSSEFKKFEGLESAVLEKLVRSQNGRPDYVYRTVHELELLTPNVKPGVWQTVVTGDLGLSTTAEVRIRDPEYLKRFDDVLGEVEERNLQFYLDWYVLQSMGRFMSASVSKLWYAESWATRDTPVSGEPSSSTPSVSDCLQLTESFLGWSLFQHFATVKVDATVLHKVNAMADTINTELAKRLEDAPWVAQKNFSRLVEAFAMRTASEEVLYHSALFSKQGTLAAAMANVSDMHPSSFFINWVNAAATSARLPKSTWDQVSTSHIAAIRNNDHFVAFDSASQSVRVPPHLAMIPVFHPDLTDSANYGALGTLLGTASVQLLISMLSRKESPLLAEVAKRMDCYAEPTALENTTLSRERLYLAASLPLVWEAYQNRRLLGVGDHRKLKDFSNEKSFFATTCYLLCDGRDAPEAAEFACNAAVKNVKAFAVAYGCEKQSPMHPRQRCQLFK; via the exons ATGTCCTTACACGAAGAGCGCCGGCCTATCATCGTCGGCTGCTCCATGGTCGTCGTGGCTGGATTtctcgtcgtcgttgtcgtcgtcctCGTGCTCACGTCGCCGGAAAAGAGAGGCCCGATCACCTGCGAATCCAGCGCCTGCGTCGAACTCAACGGTCTGCTCAAAGCCAGCATTGACGCGAGAGTGCCTCCTTGTGTGAACTTTTACAGGCATGTCTGCGGTTCGTCGTTCGCGAACGGCCATTCATCAGTGTACCGTCAGCTCGTGCAAACATTTGGTCGTGCCCTCATTTCCTTCAGCAACGACGACGTCACAGCATCCGCCATGGGCCAGACTCCCGTCCAGAAGGCAGCTCTGTTTCTCCGCACTTGCCTGCTGACCGTCACTTACGACAAACAGAGTGAGGTGGCAGAGTTCAGGCGTAAGCTAAAACAGATTGGCATGGTGTGGCCCAGCTTTTCACAAGCGCCCAATGTTATAGGCACGGCGACCAAGGTGTACGCGACGTTCCAAGTAGTTCCTTTGCTTAAGATCAAGAGAAGCCGCGTCGGTGACGAAGGCGGTCCGTACGTGATCGTTGAGCCTGACACCGCGATACCCGCTTGGAAAGAAAAGAGAGATGGGATGCGGCTCTCCGGAATTTACGAATTGTTCTACGCAGACACCATCGCTATGTACACAGGACAGAAGAGCGTGCCGAGTAGCTCGGAGTTCAAGAAGTTTGAGGGCCTAGAGAGCGCAGTGCTGGAGAAGCTTGTCCGCTCACAAAATGGCCGCCCAGACTACGTGTATCGCACTGTGCACGAGCTCGAGCTCTTGACGCCCAATGTGAAACCCGGAGTGTGGCAGACCGTGGTCACCGGTGACCTCGGACTTTCAACGACGGCAGAGGTCAGAATTCGCGATCCAGAGTACCTGAAGCGCTTCGACGACGTTTTAGGAGAAGTGGAAGAGCGAAACCTGCAATTCTACCTCGACTGGTACGTACTGCAATCCATGGGTCGGTTTATGAGCGCGTCTGTGTCGAAGCTGTGGTACGCCGAGTCTTGGGCCACGCGGGACACACCGGTGAGCGGAGAGCCATCTTCCAGTACGCCCAGTGTGTCCGACTGTCTGCAACTGACGGAGTCCTTTCTCGGCTGGTCGCTGTTCCAGCACTTTGCGACGGTAAAAGTAGACGCGACAGTTTTGCATAAGGTGAACGCCATGGCGGACACGATCAACACAGAACTCGCCAAGAGACTAGAAGACGCGCCCTGGGTCGCCCAAAAGAACTTTTCGCGTCTTGTCGAGGCATTTGCGATGAGGACCGCCTCAGAAGAGGTGCTCTATCACAGCGCACTGTTTTCAAAACAGGGAACTCTGGCCGCGGCGATGGCGAATGTGAGCGACATGCACCCTTCGTCGTTCTTCATCAACTGGGTGAACGCGGCCGCTACGAGTGCCCGGCTTCCAAAAAGCACTTGGGACCAG GTGTCGACTAGTCACATCGCGGCCATCAGGAACAACGACCACTTCGTCGCCTTTGACTCGGCCAGCCAGTCTGTACGAGTCCCTCCTCACTTGGCCATGATTCCCGTGTTCCACCCGGACCTCACTGACAGCGCCAACTACGGGGCCCTGGGCACGCTCCTGGGGACCGCGTCCGTTCAGCTGCTCATCTCCATGCTATCGCGCAAGGAATCTCCCCTGCTCGCCGAAGTTGCCAAAAGAATGGACTGCTACGCCGAACCAACGGCTCTAGAAAACACTACACTGTCCCGCGAGCGGCTCTACCTCGCCGCCTCGTTACCGCTTGTCTGGGAGGCGTACCAGAATCGCAGGCTACTCGGAGTTGGCGATCACCGAAAGCTGAAAGACTTCTCGAATGAGaagtccttcttcgcgacgaccTGCTATTTGCTGTGCGACGGCCGAGACGCGCCGGAAGCTGCAGAGTTCGCCTGCAACGCAGCCGTAAAGAACGTCAAGGCATTCGCTGTGGCATACGGCTGCGAAAAGCAATCTCCTATGCACCCTAGGCAGAGATGCCAGCTGTTCAAATAG